Proteins from one uncultured Fibrobacter sp. genomic window:
- a CDS encoding peptide chain release factor-like protein, giving the protein MHRDTYLKMNLDELLRACTLKGFQGSGPGGQHRNKTNTGVLLTLREFNLEIKSCEGRSAHENKVHALHRMQMALALQIRETPANPEMPFPGSNGHLQPSNALFPLFVAHVFDIMATKNGDTKAAAAAFGLTPSALVKILRQDKSCATKLQGNRKQNGQKPLKI; this is encoded by the coding sequence ATGCATCGCGATACCTACTTAAAGATGAATCTGGACGAGCTACTCCGCGCCTGCACCCTTAAGGGTTTCCAGGGATCTGGTCCAGGCGGCCAACACCGCAACAAGACCAACACGGGAGTCTTACTCACCCTGCGTGAATTCAATTTAGAAATCAAATCGTGCGAAGGAAGATCGGCTCACGAAAATAAGGTGCATGCTCTGCACCGAATGCAAATGGCCCTCGCTTTGCAAATTCGCGAGACACCTGCCAATCCGGAAATGCCCTTTCCGGGGAGCAACGGACACTTGCAACCATCCAACGCGCTGTTTCCGCTGTTCGTCGCCCACGTTTTCGACATCATGGCCACCAAAAATGGTGACACCAAGGCTGCGGCTGCGGCATTCGGGCTCACCCCCAGTGCACTAGTCAAAATTCTTCGGCAGGACAAGTCCTGCGCCACCAAGCTGCAGGGCAACCGCAAGCAGAATGGACAAAAGCCGCTAAAGATTTAA